The Suncus etruscus isolate mSunEtr1 chromosome 7, mSunEtr1.pri.cur, whole genome shotgun sequence genome includes a window with the following:
- the DEGS1 gene encoding sphingolipid delta(4)-desaturase DES1, with the protein MGNRVPREDFEWVYTDEPHATRRREILEKHPEIKSLMKPDPNLIWIITMMVLTQLLAFYLVKDLDWKWLMFWTYAFGSCMNHSLTLAIHELSHNSAFGNAKPMQNRWFGIIANLPIGVPYSISFKRYHIDHHRYLGGNGIDVDIPTDFEGWFFCTTFRKLIWVILQPLFYAFRPLFINPKPITHLEVINFTIQFTFDIIIYYVFGIKSLIYMLSATLIGLGLHPISGHFIAEHYMFLKGHETYSYYGPLNLLTFNVGYHNEHHDFPNIPGKSLPLVRKIAAEYYDNLPHYNSWIRVLYDFVTDDTISPFSRVKRHQKGKVELE; encoded by the exons AAAAGCATCCAGAGATAAAGTCCTTAATGAAACCTGATCCCAACTTGATTTGGATTATAACTATGATGGTCCTCACCCAGTTGCTCGCATTTTACTTAGTGAAGGACCTAGACTGGAAATGGCTCATGTTCTGGACATACGCCTTCGGCAGCTGCATGAACCACTCATTGACTCTAGCCATCCACGAGTTGTCCCACAACAGTGCCTTTGGCAACGCTAAGCCTATGCAGAACCGCTGGTTTGGAATAATTGCTAATCTTCCTATAGGCGTCCCGTATTCAATTTCGTTTAAGAGGTACCACATAGATCATCATCGATATCTTGGTGGGAATGGCATTGATGTGGACATTCCAACCGATTTTGAAGGCTGGTTCTTCTGTACCACTTTCAGAAAGCTCATTTGGGTCATTCTTCAGCCTCTCTTTTATGCTTTCCGACCACTCTTCATCAACCCCAAACCTATTACTCACCTGGAAGTAATCAATTTTACCATCCAGTTCACTTTTGACATTATCATTTACTATGTTTTTGGAATTAAATCCTTAATCTACATGTTGTCAGCAACCTTAATCGGTCTAGGTTTGCACCCGATTTCTGGACATTTTATTGCAGAACACTACATGTTCTTAAAGGGACATGAAACATACTCCTATTACGGGCCTCTGAACCTACTCACCTTCAATGTGGGCTACCATAATGAGCACCATGACTTCCCTAATATTCCTGGAAAAAGCCTTCCGCTG gtGAGAAAAATAGCAGCTGAATACTACGACAACCTCCCCCATTACAATTCCTGGATCAGAGTGCTGTATGATTTTGTGACAGATGATACAATAAGCCCCTTCTCAAGAGTAAAGAGGCACCAAAAAGGAAAGGTGGAGCTGGAGTGA